CATGCGGCTCTTCGGCGATCTCAACGCCCAGGGTATTACGGTTGTCTTGGTGACGCACGAGCAGGACATAGCCAATCACGCACACCGTATCCTGACGATCCGCGACGGCTTGTTGGCGAGCGATGTTGTGCGCGAGAAGGAAATGAGCTATGAGCACGTTTGATCAACCCTTATCCGGCACATACAACGAGCAGATCGAGGCGCTGATTCAGGCCAAAGGCATCAGCCTGACCGAAAGCACGCGGATCGCCTTCTCGACGTTGATGGCTAACAAGCTGCGCAGCTTGCTCACCGCGCTGGGCGTCATCATCGGCGTGGCTGCGGTCGTTGCGCTGCTGGCGATCGGCAAGGGAGCGCAAGAAGAAATTACCGAGTCGATCACCATCAACGGCGCAAACCTCCTGACCGTACGCTCCGGCTCGCTCAGCTCCGGTGGCTTCGGCAGCGAGGGCGGCAAATCGCGATCGTTGATCATGAACGACGTTGAGGCGCTATCGGACGCTGGCAGGAATCCGGCGATCACCAAGGTGTCGCCTGAGTATTCAAGCTTTGCCTCGATCATCGCCGGTGCGGCGAACACGTCGTCTATGGTGAGCGGCGTTACGCCGGTATATCAAGAAGTGCGCAACGCTCAGATCCACCAGGGCGAATTTATTAGCGAAACGCATGTCAGAAGCTCGATGAATGTCGCCGTGCTGGGCTCGCGGGTCGCGACAACGCTTTTTGGCACCGCCGATCCGGTCGGGCAATCGATCCGCATCGATGGGTTGAGCTTTCGAGTGATCGGGGTGCTCAAGCTCAAAGGCGGCAGCAGCTTCGGCTCGCTCGACGACGCGGTTCTCGTTCCGCTAACTGCGGCGCAAACCAAGCTGTTTGGCGCGCGCGACTCCGTCACAGGGAAGCACGCGCTCAGCTCGATCACCGTCCAGGCGTTCGATGAAAAAAGCATCAGCCAGGCAGC
The genomic region above belongs to Herpetosiphonaceae bacterium and contains:
- a CDS encoding ABC transporter permease; translation: MSTFDQPLSGTYNEQIEALIQAKGISLTESTRIAFSTLMANKLRSLLTALGVIIGVAAVVALLAIGKGAQEEITESITINGANLLTVRSGSLSSGGFGSEGGKSRSLIMNDVEALSDAGRNPAITKVSPEYSSFASIIAGAANTSSMVSGVTPVYQEVRNAQIHQGEFISETHVRSSMNVAVLGSRVATTLFGTADPVGQSIRIDGLSFRVIGVLKLKGGSSFGSLDDAVLVPLTAAQTKLFGARDSVTGKHALSSITVQAFDEKSISQAAQQIALTLREEHGLPPEGGADDFSIDNQQDLINTLTESRRTMTIYLGAIATISLIVGGIGIMNIMLVSVRERTREIGLRKAIGARERDILTQFLIEALTLSTCGGLIGLLLGVLVAVVANETGQSRASLSASSMVLAVGFAMAIGLFFGIEPARRAARLDPIEALRSD